The Nitrosomonas sp. sh817 genome includes a window with the following:
- a CDS encoding SDR family oxidoreductase, producing the protein MTKTILITGCSSGIGYCAAKGLRERGYRVFATARKRDSVESLLAEGFESFRLDLNDSNSIHFAFEETLRRTGGELYALFNNGAFGLPGAVEDLHRDALRAQFETNVFGWQELTNLAIPVMRKQGYGRIIQNSSVLGFVALPFRGAYNASKYAIEGLSDTLRLELRGSNVHVSLIEPGPIASKFRANAVEALAKYIDIENSFHREKYQGVLARLNKPGPAVPFTLPPEAVLKRVIHALEAENPKPRYYVTVPTYLFGFLKRILSTRALDMLLAKSGDSN; encoded by the coding sequence ATGACAAAAACCATATTGATTACTGGCTGCTCCAGCGGCATCGGCTATTGCGCCGCAAAAGGGCTGCGTGAACGAGGCTATCGGGTATTTGCCACTGCAAGAAAGCGCGATAGTGTCGAATCGTTGCTTGCCGAAGGCTTCGAAAGCTTCCGGCTGGACTTAAACGACTCCAATTCGATCCATTTTGCATTTGAAGAAACGCTGCGGCGCACCGGCGGGGAACTCTACGCGCTGTTCAATAATGGCGCATTCGGCTTGCCCGGCGCAGTTGAAGATTTGCATCGCGACGCGTTGCGCGCACAATTTGAAACCAATGTTTTCGGCTGGCAGGAATTAACCAATCTAGCGATCCCCGTAATGCGCAAACAAGGTTACGGGCGAATCATCCAGAACAGCTCAGTGCTGGGTTTTGTCGCATTACCGTTCCGTGGTGCGTACAACGCTTCCAAATACGCTATCGAAGGGCTGAGCGACACGCTACGGCTTGAATTGCGCGGCAGCAATGTGCATGTCAGCTTGATCGAACCCGGTCCGATTGCCAGCAAATTCCGCGCCAATGCGGTTGAAGCGCTGGCAAAGTATATCGACATCGAGAATAGCTTCCACCGCGAAAAATACCAAGGCGTATTGGCCCGGTTGAACAAACCCGGACCCGCCGTGCCGTTCACCTTACCGCCCGAAGCGGTGCTGAAACGTGTTATTCATGCACTCGAAGCCGAAAATCCAAAGCCGCGCTACTACGTCACGGTCCCGACTTATCTGTTCGGTTTTCTTAAACGTATTCTTAGCACGCGCGCATTGGATATGTTGCTGGCAAAATCCGGTGACAGTAACTAA